Proteins encoded within one genomic window of Erinaceus europaeus chromosome 13, mEriEur2.1, whole genome shotgun sequence:
- the LOC132542411 gene encoding zinc finger protein 709-like, which translates to MAVSWGSVTYEDVTVIFTQEEWTLLNPSEKKLYRDVMCENLRNFLSLEKIQEHSTKEQHNLRGSKQSNTTVKISEGKKSQNGRKSQECDVYNKLFTYSIHLQTHERIYNGEKPYECKLCSKTFSCSSSLRTHKRIHSGEKPYECKLCSKTFSYSSSLRTHERIHSGEKPYECKLCSKTFSCSSSLRTHEKIHSGEKPYECKLCSKTFSCSSYLRAHKRVHSGEKPYECKQCRKTFSCSSYLRSHERIHSGEKPYECKQCNNTFSCSRSLQRHERIHSGEKPYECKQCSKTFRESSSLQQHERIHSGEKPYECKQCSKTFRQSSHLLKHERIHSGKKPYECKPRSKTFSFSSHLQKHEPTHKGEKPYECKICSKRFSYFSSLQTHQRIHSGEKPYECKQCSRTFSCSSHLQSHERIHSGEKPYECKLCSKTFSYSSSLQQHERIHSGEKPYECKLCSKTFSFSSSFRTHERIHSGEKPYECKQCSKTFRCSSSLRIHERIHSGEKPYECKLCSKTFSCSSHLRTHERTHSGEKPYECKQCSKTFSSSSHLQTHERIHSGEKPYECKLCSKTFSHSCSLRKHERIHSGEKPYECKQCSKTFSCSSYLQKHERTHSAEKPYECKQ; encoded by the exons atggcagtttcttgg ggctcagtgacctatgaagatgtaactgtgatattcactcaagaggagtggacactattgaatccttcagagaagaaactctacagagatgtgatgtgtgaaaacttgaggaactttctttcacTAG aaaaaatacaaGAACATTCTACCAAAGAACAGCATAACTTGCGTGGgagtaaacaaag taatacaaCAGTGAAAATCTCTGAGGGCAAAAAAAGTCAGAATGGTAGAAAATCTCAAGAATGTGACGTATACAATAAGttattcacttattctattcATCTTCAAACGCATGAAAGGATTTacaatggagagaaaccctatgaatgtaaactgtgtagtaaaacattcagttgttccagtagtcttcgaacacataaaagaattcacagtggagagaaaccctatgaatgtaaactatgtagtaaaacattcagttattccagtagtcttcgaacacatgaaagaattcacagtggagagaaaccctatgaatgtaaactatgtagtaaaacattcagttgttccagtagtcttcgcacacatgaaaaaattcatagtggagagaaaccctatgaatgtaaactgtgtagtaaaacattcagttgttccagttatCTTCGGGCACATAAAAgagttcacagtggagagaaaccctatgaatgtaaacaatgtaggaaaacattcagttgttccagttatCTTCggtcacatgaaagaattcacagtggagagaaaccctatgaatgtaaacagtgtaataatacattcagttgttcccgtagtcttcagagacatgaaagaattcacagtggagagaaaccctatgaatgtaaacagtgtagtaaaacattccgggAATCTAGTAGTCTTCAGcagcatgaaagaattcacagtggagagaaaccctatgaatgtaaacaatgtagtaaaacattcaggcaatccagTCATCTTCTGaagcatgaaagaattcacagtggaaagaaaccctatgaatgtaaaccacgtagtaaaacattcagtttttccagtCATCTTCAGAAACATGAACCGACGCACaagggagagaaaccctatgaatgtaaaataTGTAGTAAAAGATTTAGTTATTTCAGTAGTCTTCAGACAcatcaaagaattcacagtggagagaaaccctatgaatgtaaacaatgtagtagaacattcagttgttccagtcatcttcagtcacatgaaagaattcacagtggagagaaaccttatgaatgtaaactatgtagtaaaacatttagttattccagtagtcttcagcaacatgaaagaattcacagtggagagaaaccctatgaatgtaaactatgtagtaaaacattcagtttttccagtagttttcgaacacatgaaagaattcacagtggagagaaaccctatgaatgtaaacaatgtagtaaaacattccgttgttccagtagtcttcggatacatgaaagaattcacagtggagagaaaccctatgaatgtaaactatgtagtaaaacattcagttgttccagtcatcttcggacacatgaaagaacgcacagtggcgagaaaccctatgaatgtaaacagtgtagtaaaacattcagttcttccagtcatcttcagacacatgaaagaattcacagtggagagaaaccctatgaatgtaaactatgtagtaaaacattcagtcattcCTGTAGTCttaggaaacatgaaagaattcacagtggagagaaaccctatgaatgtaaacaatgtagtaaaacattcagttgttccagttatcttcagaaacatgaaagaactcacagtgctgagaaaccttatgaatgtaaacaatga